The Phormidium yuhuli AB48 DNA window TCCCGCTTGGACTGAGGTCACACATCAACCTTGGCGAGTTCCTGCGGTCACTGGAGCCATGCTACTCTGTCGTCGTCAGGAATTTTTAGACGTAGGGGGCTTTGATGAAGGCTACTTCTATGGCTATGAAGATATTGACCTCTGTTTGCGATATCAAAAAAACCTCCATAAATCTATTGTTTGTGCTAATCATTTAGCCGCTCAACATAATCGAGGAGTTTCTCGCTTTGACTCAAAATGTTCCAGCTCTTTTCTAGCCAAAATCAGTCAAAATTGGCAGCATTTAGACCAGAAATTTGGCTATTACTTACGCCGCCGTCATTTAGCAGATTTTTTTAGTCAAGAGTCCTATTGGACAGGGCAACCCCTGCGAATTGGGTTTGCCGTGACTGATGTTGATTTGGCAACAGCCGCTGGAGATTACTTTACAGCCTTAGAGTTAGGAGAAGAACTGGCAAAGCAGTACGGTTGGCAGGTATTTTATTTGGCAAAGACCCAGGGAGAGTCCTGGTATGATCTGCATCAGCTTGATGTCCTAATTGTAATGCGGCAGGATTATGATTTAAGAAAGCTTAAAAATGCTAAGCCTCGCCTCATTAAAGTAGCCTGGATTCGCAATTGGTTTGATGCCTGGACTGACACAGCATCAATCGCAGATTATGACTGTGTTTGGTCTTCCTCTCAGATAGGAGTTGATTATCTTGAAGATAATCTCTCGAAACTCGTGATGCGGCTGCCAATTGCTACCAACCCACAACGATTTTCCAAGGATTTACCTGCTCAGGAGGCATTCCAATCAGATTATTGTTTTACAGGCAATTTTTGGACAGTTCCTCGGGACATTATGAGCTGTTTACGACCGGAGCATTTGCCATTTACATTTGCTTTATATGGTCATCATTGGCAGGATATGCCAGAGTTATCTCCCTATTATCGAGGAGCAGTTCATTATGACCAGCTTCCCTACGTTTATCGCTCCACTAAAATTGTCATTGATGATGCTAATACGGCAACAAAACAATGGGGCTCAGTCAATTCTAGGGTGTTTGATGCCCTAGCAGCGGGTGCATTGGTCATCACAAATGGCAAGCTCGGTAATCATGAAGTGTTTGGGGGATTACTGCCTACATTTGACTCTCCTGAGTCCTTGGAAAGGGTCTTGCAAGAGTATTTGAATCATGAGGACTTACGGCAAGAACGGGTCAAGCAATTACAGCAGCAGGTTTTACAACAAGAAACCTATGCTCAGCGAGCCAAAACCGTTTTTTCTCTGCTGCGGGAAACGATGACGCAGCGGTATCGAATTAGTTTGAAGATTGGAGTTCCTAATCGGGATGAATGCCAAGAATGGGGAGATTATCATTTTGCGATGGGCTTAAAACGAGCCTTTGAGCGGTTGGGGCATTCGGTTCGCATTGATATTTTAACGGAGTGGTATGATTCCCCGAGTTTTGGGGATGATGTGGTGATTGTCTTACAAGGCTTAAGCCACTATCGCCCCCAACCTCATCATCTAAATTTTCTCTGGCTGATTAGCCATCCTGAGACGATGACCCTGGAGGATTATGAGGGGTATGACCAGGTTTTTGTGGCCTCACATATCTATGCAGAACAGATTCAACATCAGGTTAACGTTCCGGTCAAACCCTTGTTGCAATGTACGGATACATCCCGATTTTATCCTGACCCGAGTCTGGGGGAGGCGGCCCCGCAGGTGTTGTTTGTGGGAAATTCTCGCCAGGTGTACCGTCCCATTGTCCGGGATGCGATCGCCGCTGGCTTAGAGGTTGCGGTTTATGGACGCCGTTGGGAGTCTTTTTTACCGCCGGGGTATCATTGGGGCACTTACATCCCCAATGATGAGTTACGACGGTATTATACGGCGGCGGGGGTGGTCTTAAATGACCATTGGCTAACGATGGCTGAGGGGGGATTCCTCTCGAATCGTTTATTTGATGCGGCGGCTTGTGGGGCCATGATTGTTTCGGATCGAGTTAAGGGATTAGAGGCCGTCTTTGGGGAGGCGATCGCCTGTTATGATGACTCTTCTGGGTTAGGCCCTCTAGTCCAAGACTGTCTGCGTCGCCGGGACGAGACCGCCTCGCAGCGAGTCCAGTTAGCGGATTGGATTCGCCAACATCATAGTTTTGAACAACGAGTGGAGACCCTATTGGAGGCCATTGAGTCTCTCAATAGGGTCAAAATGGGGGCAAGCCAGGAGTCTTAACTGAGTGAGCCGTGGCGTTAACACCCTCCCGGACACGGATTCCAGCAACGGATATGACTAGGAGACTTCTGAAACTCCAAGGATTCCTCTTCTAAATTGACCCACCAAACTTCGCGAATCTCAGGATACTCGTCTGCATCCTCATAACCATGAGTCTGCACAATCGCCATCATGGCTGAATCCTCTCCATCTAACCGTTCACAGAAGGGAATCCAGGATTCTCCCCCTTGTAGGGGAGGACTCACCGCTTCCGCCGCCAGAATACCAAACACGCCATAGGACCCCCCCGTCGCCATGGGGACATCATATATGTGATTTTGTAACAGGAGGACTCCTTCAATCTCATCCTTGTCACTTTGCACAAACTGCAAGGAATAGCCACAGACGTGACCGGTTTGATCCTCCACACAGCGGCCAAACGAGAGCCAATCAGGCATCATTTCCACTTCTGCGGACTCCCGTTGTCGGTCGGACCAACCGAGCCACCAATCTAAATACCGTACGATCGCCTCAGCCATGGCCTGGCGGGTCTCATCCCCCTGTCCCGCAAATCCGTCTGCGGCCGCCTGGAAATTGGCGATCGCCCCCTGCCAATCTCCAATCTGAGTACGTTGGCGACCCCAATCCAAGAAGGTTTCTGGGTTCATGGCCTCGGGAGAGTTCTGGCTCAACTGCATGGATTGGGCCGGACTCTCCGTGTGAACTAAGGCGGGGGTACAAGCCCCAACTAACAGACTGACTCCCAAGGCTAAACGGGGTACAAACAGGTTCATATTGACTTCAACTCCCCAAAATATGGGTCAAGGAATTAACCCTAAAGAACCTGATGATAGCGCAAAATTTGCCAATTGACGAGCTAGCACTTAGCATCTGGGCCTGATTTAGACGGCCCCAACTCAGACAACATCGTCACCGGTCAAATCACTCAGCAACGATGTTATCTATTCTGGCGATCGCCGAGACCAACAGAGCCTCTTAACCCTTAATTTTCCTCTGGTGTAATGACCTCGGGTTTAAGGTCTCGTTCCATCAACGCCGCTACGGCTTCTTCTGGGGTGATTTGGTTATTGAGTAAGCGATAGACTTGATAGGAAATTGGCACTTCAATTCCCTGTCGCTGTGCCAAATCAATCAAAACATTTGTCGTATTCACCCCCTCAGCAGTACTCTGGATTTCCTCTAAAACCTGTTCTAAGGTTTTATGTTGCGACAAGCCAAACCCTACCCGATAATTGCGGCTGAGACTACTGTTACAGGTGGCTAACAAGTCCCCTAATCCTGCTAATCCCCAGAACGTTTCCACCTCCGCCCCTAGACTGGTTCCCACGCGCACAATTTCAATCAAGGCTCGGGTCAATAGGGCGGATTTTGCATTAATTCCTAGGTCTAAACCATCACATACCCCAGAGGCGATCGCCATCACATTTTTTAGGGTTCCTCCAAGTTCTGTTCCAATGGGATCAGTATTGGTATAAACTCGAAAAATATCTGAGGAATAGGCTTCCTGAATCGTCTCTGCTGCCTTCATATCTCGACTGGCAGCGATGGTGGCGGCGGGAAGTTCTTTGTCAATCTCCTTGGAGAGGTTTGGCCCCGACAGCACAACGACTGGATGATTGGGGAAGGCTTCCTGCCAAATTTGTGACGGGGTGCGGGTTGTTGACGGTTCTAAGCCCTTGGTAGCGGTGACAATGATGGTTTGAGGGGGTAAACCAATTTCCTGGACTTTGCGGGCTGTTTCTCCTACCCCTTTCATGGAAATTGCTGATAGGAGAACATCTGCATGGGCGATCGCCTCCTCCAGACTGACCTCACCCCGGCGAGACCAAAACTGCACCTGATTATCGCCATACTCGGCCAGTTTACCCAATGCCGTACCCCAAGCACCGGTTCCTAGAATTGTAATCTGTTTCGTCATCGTCCTGTTATACATCCTTAGTGACTGCCATGGGTGGCTATGGGTTATAGTTTATCTCAAATTGAAGTCTAATTTTCAGGAAGGTTTCTCCACTCTTCCCACATCTTACCAATGATGTTT harbors:
- a CDS encoding glycosyltransferase family protein, producing MTPHGSQQDLNQSPIWLKLGPQGQQPPRPATGDRPQTPPLYPIPQSPHRQPRIALIILNRNGAGLLQNLFLSLQAHNSYNNLELIVVDHGSSDDSLVLCYQWQDRLPITLIPRGQNYSFSASNNFAAKQTDADLVLFVNNDISFCQDILSPLAQMMEDDSLGVVGLKLLDLTDHSSSLPPPIQHLGVQFDFYNPFTSFSPFEVRENPAWTEVTHQPWRVPAVTGAMLLCRRQEFLDVGGFDEGYFYGYEDIDLCLRYQKNLHKSIVCANHLAAQHNRGVSRFDSKCSSSFLAKISQNWQHLDQKFGYYLRRRHLADFFSQESYWTGQPLRIGFAVTDVDLATAAGDYFTALELGEELAKQYGWQVFYLAKTQGESWYDLHQLDVLIVMRQDYDLRKLKNAKPRLIKVAWIRNWFDAWTDTASIADYDCVWSSSQIGVDYLEDNLSKLVMRLPIATNPQRFSKDLPAQEAFQSDYCFTGNFWTVPRDIMSCLRPEHLPFTFALYGHHWQDMPELSPYYRGAVHYDQLPYVYRSTKIVIDDANTATKQWGSVNSRVFDALAAGALVITNGKLGNHEVFGGLLPTFDSPESLERVLQEYLNHEDLRQERVKQLQQQVLQQETYAQRAKTVFSLLRETMTQRYRISLKIGVPNRDECQEWGDYHFAMGLKRAFERLGHSVRIDILTEWYDSPSFGDDVVIVLQGLSHYRPQPHHLNFLWLISHPETMTLEDYEGYDQVFVASHIYAEQIQHQVNVPVKPLLQCTDTSRFYPDPSLGEAAPQVLFVGNSRQVYRPIVRDAIAAGLEVAVYGRRWESFLPPGYHWGTYIPNDELRRYYTAAGVVLNDHWLTMAEGGFLSNRLFDAAACGAMIVSDRVKGLEAVFGEAIACYDDSSGLGPLVQDCLRRRDETASQRVQLADWIRQHHSFEQRVETLLEAIESLNRVKMGASQES
- a CDS encoding NAD(P)H-dependent glycerol-3-phosphate dehydrogenase; this encodes MTKQITILGTGAWGTALGKLAEYGDNQVQFWSRRGEVSLEEAIAHADVLLSAISMKGVGETARKVQEIGLPPQTIIVTATKGLEPSTTRTPSQIWQEAFPNHPVVVLSGPNLSKEIDKELPAATIAASRDMKAAETIQEAYSSDIFRVYTNTDPIGTELGGTLKNVMAIASGVCDGLDLGINAKSALLTRALIEIVRVGTSLGAEVETFWGLAGLGDLLATCNSSLSRNYRVGFGLSQHKTLEQVLEEIQSTAEGVNTTNVLIDLAQRQGIEVPISYQVYRLLNNQITPEEAVAALMERDLKPEVITPEEN